The DNA window ATATTTGGTACGTAGTTTTAATTTCTAACACAGAGTTAGTACTGGAGTTGAGTTTCTGATATATGTTTTTCTAGCTTCATTGACGTTGAAGAAGATCGTTATAGTCCCAAGATGTCACCTGTTATACGAAGGGACAAATGGCGAAAAGGATCTCAGGTTCTTAATTCTATACTTTTTAAATGCTTAATTACATTTAATCACCAAATATTGGAGTTGATTAATGCACTGATTGCAGTGGATCACTCTGGTTAGAAGACATGCAAAGATGGTGGCTgaagattattttgtttttcctatatTCAAGGAATTTTGCaaggtatgtatatatatatatatatatatatatataattaagggCCTGgaagctttttatttattcttatgaaGAAAGCTATGATGAAGAACGCTACCATATCATTTTTTGCTCGTGGGATTTCTATCAGCAATCCATATTGTAATGTTTAACTTCTTCCAGCGATGGCCTCCCAAGGATGTGGATGATCGAAAGGAGATTCATCAAATACTTGTAAGTGACCGCTATTTATAGTTTCatatcagaaaagaaaacaaaaacatgaaggTGTTTTTGCTTGTTTAAATAACCGATTGATTGTCTCAGTTCATGCATGCATAGGACCTAGCACAATATTCTTTGCAAAGCTTGCTGCGGATCTTTAAACAGCATCGCAACTGTATTCCAGACGAACATTATGTGCAGACATTACTAGCTGTAAGCAGCCAGCCATCATGTCTTGTTCATGTCTAATTATGATCTTTACAATATGCATTCAgtttatcttttttatgatttgcaTTAAGATGAATGGGCTTGAGGATGAACTTGAAAGAAGAACACTGACCTTTACCATGTGGAATCACTCTGTCACAAAGGCGCAAACGTCATGGCACCCTGTAACTTTCGATTACGATGATGCCAGTgctaagaaaatcaaagaaataaaagtaaGTCTAGTTCTTAGCTACATAAACACACTGTTGGCTCACGGCACCCATTGCAGCTAGTATTTGACAGCTTCACGCACTCAAAAGCATTATCTTTCTTActtatctttcttcttcttcttcttcttcttcttcttcttttgttttttgtttctttaatccAATCACAGGTTATCAACTCTATATCCCGTAAACAAGGGAATCAAAGTGAGATGTGCCATGTCAACAACAGACATACGCCTTGTTTTTTGTTCGCAAGAAAATTCACATATAGAGCGGCTTTACACCTCTTGACTCAAGACTTAGTTGGTTCATTAATTCTACTGCATCATAAAACATACCACCATGAACAACTCCATTACTAGTGCTAGTTTGTCTATAGAAATAGTATGTGCTACTGTAGAGATTTTGTTTGTTCTTGCACTCCTAAGCTTTCGGTACCAAAGTGGTTTCTATTTGTATTGATTTATGAACTCTTTTTTTAAGTAGCTTCATACATGTTTATCCACATAATAAATCTTTTCATTGAGCTTATCACACTgttaaaagttaataaatacaaatgaaaatatcGATAGAATTTTCTTTAGTatattgtgatgatttttactgataaaattttttttacactatagcttaacaatattaaatgaacTTGAAATTTAGGAATTCGGCCATGAAGTTACCGAACAAAGAATTGGAACAAAATCCCTTATCCGGTGACCAAAAAAGAGGTTGAGGAtccaaatcataataaaataggACACTAATCTTTTCTTAACAGTGTAGTTTCTAACGAATTAGCCCTTGACAGAATGTATTTgtcccaaaaacaaaaatacaaaaaaccagTGCTTAGTGAAAGATGattaaaggaaaaaggaaaaaaatatatgttaagaCTTTACTTTATATAATAGAACAAAAGGGCTCCACTAATCTCGCTACATTACGTCGCCAATCACCCTTTCTTCTAGATTCTATAAGCCGGGCAATTTATAGAACCTAGTCGCATGCAGACAGTAGACACATCAAAAAGTTTATCCGCTATCAATTCCTACTGATTTTAAATGAAACATGGTTGAGGAAGAAGATCAGAACCAAAATTTATAGTTAAAGACTAATTTTCAAATGAGGTTTAAGCTCAAAAGAAATGGCACTGGTTTGGCTTACAGATGCAAAGAGTCCCACTTTGTACAGCGAGCTTAAATGAAATTTGCTCAGGCTACACGTACGGTCTAGGGCCTCTAGGTATCCGATGTCTAGGCATCGCCGGAACAACGAAATAAAACGAGGATCCCATCCATGTGTTCTTGCCTTCTTGATTAGACTGGTACCACCATCCTAACGTAACAGCGAAGATCGCACTTATGCTTGTAGATGCTAACAGAACAAAAATCACTTAGCAGTTGTTATGCTAAAACGAGACTTGGAAGACATACTAGGTAGTTGCTCGCGTAGCATGTCTCATTAAGCAATAGGTAGCATCAAGCATGGTATTCCTGTAACATAGAACATGGACTTTAAGAAAACTGTAATGATCGGCTTGGAATCTTTACCTAGTTCACTACGGGAATAGCTTGATGACTAAGCCAACTGCAGTTAATGGTGGAACTGCTAATGTATCCGAGCAGCAcagaatatatttaattgaaaaatcacagCAGTAGCAAGCTAGACACTTGCAGACATGTTTATCCACATAATAAATCTTTTCAGATATTGTAATTTCTTATGACActgatagaaaattaataaatataaatgaaaatatcaatgaaattcttttattaatatattacgATTCATCTttaccaataaatttttttatctatatatctATCGGTAAATATGAATTACAAAACAATTTTATCACTGTATACAAGTGAATTACAGTGCAAAAGTTATACCATCATATTATAGAGTAAAGTTATGGGTTATTGTGTGCTTTACGAGTTAGGCATCTATATATATTGTCCGTCAGACCCGCTTGATCcataaaaataacttgttttcCAGATTCCCAGTCTTAACAGTCATGATTCTAGTCAAGAATTCCAGCCACGCCACCTCAAATGTGGAgctcatctatatatatatatatatatatatatatatatatatatagaacctTGTCACCCACTATTATTAGCCACAGGAAATTAACTGCTGCCCGTTAGTGTCTATGAGTTCCAGTATTCAATTCTGAATCATAAAAATGGACAAACAATATCATCTGTTCTTCCTGCATCTTTATTTCTTCAGTACCGGGCAAGGCTATAACTTGTGGTGACTCCGTGGACGAGAATCGTACTGGCTTACTATAAATTTGGGGTCACATTATATTTCACTCTCTTTGGTTACCTGTAATGATTATACGATAAATATGtattatgttaaaaacaaatataatttaatatggcaagtataaattattttttaattatatcgagaaattgatcaataaaaaaattaaatcaagtcactaataatttttttaatatacaaggAATCATAACGCAGTCGGAAATTAAACtgtaatgatttaattaagtatgacttgattataatatattttagaaattaaggactataatataattaatacatggattatatttctagttagacctagaaaaatcaagtaaagacttggttgagttaatttctaaaattgttatgaattaatatatggatattattaaggggataaattaactttttgtcaatttataaggtttttcatattttttttataaataagaaCTAGTTATGTCTCTTATATTTGAGTGATTGTCTGTTAAACAGAAAAACTATATAAGTCATAGAATGAAGAATTAGCATTCTAGGTATAGCAATCCCTCTCTCCTAAATAGGGATTTAAGAGATTTATCACCGGTGGTTTGTGTGGACTAACATTAGAGGCCGGACAAGTGAACAACTTGTTTTTTGACAACTCAGCTTTTAAATAGTTATTCAAAGACGAAAAAGATTagatcttcaggtaataaatctttaaacaactctagatctgtccaacaaaatcccaaggactctcgaataattttattttatttttttcactggaTGTATGATATTCAGGAATTCAAAAGATCACTGAACATATATTCTTGCGGACAATAATGGTTCTATAGATAAAAGGGACAACAATAGTTGTTCTGCATTTACGTTTCATATTTGGACTTCCAAATGCTGTTAGTTTTTTGGAAAATTGTTCActcaattcttgaaaaatacCTAACGGGGGTGTTTGAGAgtacagttattttttaaagtactttttatttaaaaaaacatcaaaataatatttttattattttttaaaaattatttttgacatcatcacatcaaaattatctaaaaacataaaaaaaaattaattttaagcaaaaaaaataatttttttttaatttttttaaaaacacttttaaaatacaaaaacaaataggatataaaaattagaaaaaattcgCATATTCGGTGAACAAAAAATAGGTTGAGGAtccaaatcataataaaataggAGACTAATCTTTTCTTAACAGTGTAGGTTTTAACGAATTAGCCTTGACAGAATGTATTTgtcccaaaaacaaaaaaccagtGCTTAGTGAAAGATGATTAAAGgaaaaaggaatatatatatatatatatgttaagactttactttatatatattagaacaAAAAGGCTCCTCTAGTCTCGCTACATTACGTCGCCAATCACCCTTCCGCCATGCAGATTGTGAGACCCCTCGACAACGCTTTTAAGGCGGGTGGTTGCTCGGCTAGctgaaaagaacataaataaaacatgaggaagataaaatccaaaatttatgattaaagattaatttttgaatgaGTTTAAAttctgtttggtattgtagttGATGTTGtggttatgattttaaaacaacagtttaataaaaagtgtttttttatgaggtttatttttaattttgaagtatttggttaaaactgcggttaaaattatgattgaaaaaaaaatttattatgtttggtTAATATACTTTTTGTACGAGGTTTGATTGTAAAATTACTGAAAAGAACATTATAATTACACACACGCgcacccacacacacacacacacatatatatatatataacctctaGTTAATCTATTAATCACGGCGTTGAATAAAGAACTAAAGAACTCGGTTTTGAAAATGGAATTGTTACATAGTAccttatattatttatgttaggTACGCagttga is part of the Populus trichocarpa isolate Nisqually-1 chromosome 2, P.trichocarpa_v4.1, whole genome shotgun sequence genome and encodes:
- the LOC18109381 gene encoding glycosyltransferase BC10, producing the protein MYKEFHSVSHDMMKKMKSSKPRHLLWFGFKMVIALCFLSYGLFAYLKLHSHVKLPSLHPPAFHTSPSSGYHHFEGTPKIAFLFLARRDLPLDFLWDSFFKNVDAAKFSIYIHSTPGFVFNETTTRSAFFYGQQLNYSIQVIWGESSMIEAEKLLLLAALHDPANQRFVLLSDSCVPLYNFSYLYSYLMSSSKSFVDSFIDVEEDRYSPKMSPVIRRDKWRKGSQWITLVRRHAKMVAEDYFVFPIFKEFCKRWPPKDVDDRKEIHQILDLAQYSLQSLLRIFKQHRNCIPDEHYVQTLLAMNGLEDELERRTLTFTMWNHSVTKAQTSWHPVTFDYDDASAKKIKEIKVINSISRKQGNQSEMCHVNNRHTPCFLFARKFTYRAALHLLTQDLVGSLILLHHKTYHHEQLHY